The genomic window TGGCGATGCCGTCGACCTGTCCGAACACCTGGCCACGCATGGCCTGGGAACGCCCGACGTGGTCGTTTCCGGGATTCCGTTTTCTTCGGTACCGCCGGCGGTGGCCCAGCAGATCGCGACGTCGATCCATGAAAACCTTCGCAGCGGCGGAGTGTTCATCGCGTACCAAATGCGAAGCACCGTGCGGAACTTCGCCGAGCCCGCATTCGGTTCTGCCGATGTCGACCGGGTGTGGTGGAACCTACCGCCGCTGAAAGTCTTTACTTGGACGCGATAGGGTTTGTCCCCGCCGCTGTCCCATTCCATTTCCCTTCGTTTGATCTCATTACCAGGAACATCACAGTGGCCGATACCCTACAGCCCGCCCGCGATAATTTAGACGAAACCGGTGCGGATCAGGAACAGCCCGCGTCCGCTACGAAACTTCCCGGCATGGGCCCGCTGCCGCATCCCGCGGGCGTTGCGTTTCGGGTGTGGGCGCCCCATGCGGATGCCGTCAGTGTCGTCGGCGATTTCAACGACTGGGATCCCGAACAAGGCGCGATGCAGTCAGAGCCAGGCGGATGCTGGTATCTGGACTGCCCACAGGCGGCCACCGGCCAGCAGTACAAGTACGAAATCCGCCATGGCGAGAATCGCTTTTTGCGGATGGACCCGCGAGTCCGCGAAGTCGTCAACTCCGTCGGCAATGGGGTCATCCATGATCCCCAATTCGATTGGCAGGGCGATGACTTTCAGATGCCCCCCTGGAACGAGCTGGTGATCTACGAGATGCACGTGGGTACGTTTCGTCGTTCGGACGGCGACACGCCGGGAGATTTCGAGGATCTGCTCACCGGTCTGGATCACCTGAAAGAACTGGGCGTCAATGCGTTACAGATTATGCCCGTTGCGGAGTTCGCCGGAGACCTATCGTGGGGCTACAACCCGGCGCATGTCTATGCCATCGAAAGCGCGTACGGGGGTCCCAAAGCGTTTAAGCGGTTTGTCCGTGAAGCGCATGCACGGGGCTTCGCGGTCATCCTGGACGTGGTCTACAACCATTTCGGTCCGTCCGACTTGGACCTCTGGCAATTCGACGGTTGGTCGGAAAACGACAAGGGTGGGATCTATTTCTACAACGATCACCGCAGCTCAACGCCTTGGGGGGATACCCGGCCCGACTATGGACGCGGTGAAGTCCGCTCGTTCATACGTGACAACGCCATGATGTGGTTCGAGGACTACCACGTCGACGGTTTGCGGTACGACATGACGCTGTATATTCGCAGCGTGGACGGCGCGACCGAAATCCCCGAAGGCTGGGGGCTAACGCAATGGATCAACCGCGAGATCCACGACCGCTATCCCGCCGCCCTCACCATCGCCGAAGACCTGCAGAACAATGCATATTTAACGAAGTCCGATCAAGAGGGAGGAGCGGGATTTTCAACCCAGTGGGACGCAGGTTTTGTCCATCCCATTCGCGATGTGTTGACGGTACCCGATGACCAACATCGCGACATGCATAAAGTCTGCCATGCGTTGCAACACACTTACAATCACGATGTATTTCAACGGGTGATCTACACGGAATCGCATGACGAAGTCGCCAACGGAAAGTCGCGAGTGCCCAGTGAAATCAATGAACACAACGCGGAAGGACGCTATGCGCAAAAACGCTCGGTACTCGGTGCTGCGTTGATAATGACCGCCCCTGGGATTCCCATGCTGTTTCAAGGTCAGGAGCTATTACAGGGCGGCTGGTTTGAGGACACCGAAGAACTGGATTGGGAAAACCGAGATAAACATCCAGGCATTCTGCGGTTGTACCGAGACCTGATCGGCTTGCGTTTGAATCGCTCCGGAAACACGCGAGGGCTAGCCGGGCAACAATTGAACATCCTACACGTCAACCACCATGACAAAGTGATCGCATTCAGTCGGAGCGATGCCGGCGGAGTTCGCGACGAAACCGTGGTATTGGCCAACTTCAGCGCCCGAGCCTTTGACGAATACCGTATCGGGCTGCCGGCCGCTGGCACATGGCGATTGCGATTCAACAGCGACGCGGAAATCTACAGCGACCATTTTGACGGCCACCCGGTAGGCGACTTGCAGACGGACGAACATCCCTACGACCACATGAACGTGTCCGCGGTAACCAATTTGGGCGCCTACGGAGTGTTGGTGTTTTCGCAGGATTAGCGTTCCGTGTTCTCGACGACATCACCCAAAAACGTTTCCGGAGAAATTCGTCATCACGAATCGGCGTCCCACCGAGGATTGCAACCAACGTCACAGCCGTGGCCGACTGCGATTCGGCCCGCTCTTTGCTGATTAGTTTTTCGCGTTCGACGCAACCCCTCCTGTATACACACGGGCGGAACCGTGCGATGAAACATCATCAAACAAACCGTAGCTTAGGCTTCCAGCCTGGGAGCCGCACCGGCCGCGGTTGGCAGCCTCGGCCGCGATATTGACATACACCGCACCGAGCAGACAAGACTACCGATGGCGAAACCCAAATCCGCGACTGGCTCATTGCATGGCTCCGCGCCCGATGTCGGTGACGTCGCGTTATTGTTGATCGACGTGATCAACGACTTGGAATTCGAGGGGGGCGATAAATTGCTGCAACTTGCCAAACCGATGGCCGAGCGATTGGCAGCGCTAAGGGACCAGTTCCGCAACGCAGAACTTCCGATCATCTACGCCAACGACAACTTCGGCAGATGGAAGTCTGATTTCCGTGTTCAAGTTGACCACTGTCTGCACGGTGGCGTTCGAGGCAAACCGATCGTCGAGATGCTTCAACCGCTGGATGAAGACTACTTCGTGCTGAAACCCAAACACTCGGCGTTTTATGCAACCACGTTGGATGTGCTACTGAAACACTTAGAAGTAAAACGATTGGTGATCACAGGCATGGCAACCGATATATGCGTGCTGTTTACGGCTAACGACGCATACATGCGTGATTTTCAGGTAACGATCCCGGCCGACTGCGTAGCGGCTAACTCGCAACCACAATCCGACGCGGCCCTGCGGTTGATGCAGCGAGTGCTCAAAGCCGATATTCGCGAGTCGACCGCTTTGCTGAACAAAATCGGTTGATTAGCGTTTCCTCATCGTTTCCACGGTCGCGACAGCTACTTCGCCGTTGAACCATCGCTGCGAATTCAGTGACGCGGTTCGGCTCTTTATCTTCACCTTGGGGACATCACCTTTAGTCATCGGGCGTGAAATGAATTGCGTGCAGATTTTACTTCGGATCGATAGCATGGCTCAGGATCGCAAGCAAGTCGCAGTAGTCTCTGGCTGACTGAAAAAGTGGCTTCCAACACGAACCGGAAACATCATCCAAGACAGCGAGTCATTGGACCGCAAGATTAGCCTTGCTGTCCGTCGCCGCTAGGCGGCCGCTTGCGAGCTGCCGCGGTCGGTGGCGATCCAGTTGCTGATTTCGCCTTGCGTCTTGCTCCAGGCTTTGCTGCTGCGAAGATCACAAAACGTGTAGAACATCAAGTCCACCGTTTCGCTCATCAGCCGAATCGCGTCGATGCGGTCTTCGTCTTCAAACTCTTCGTCATCGTCTAAATGGATCTTGGCGCCACTGATACCAAACCGTTCGGCTTGCAGGACGAGGTCGAATTGACGTCCGTCACGAACGATCGTCATCCCGGTCTTGCGCGGCAGTTTGCCACAGCGAATCGCCTGCATCGCTTCGGGCAGCTGTACGGGGCTTTCCGAGTTGAAGTTGTCCTTGCCGGATTCGCCGTCGGGGCACTCCAAGGCCAACGTCTTGGTCAGCATTACTGTGACCTCCGACTCATCGGGCAAGGCGATCGTGTCGGTGTTGTTCTGCAAGGTCCACCACAACCACATCAAAAATTCGTTACCCAGAAAGTCCGGGGCGCTGGAATGTTCGTTGGCCCAAGCGTGCGGTCCCTGATGCGGTTTGGGAATGAAACAACCGGGCGTCAGATCATCCAGTTCGGCATACCGTTCGGCTTCGATGGCCCAAGCTTCGGCCAAGGAACCGGCCCCCACGTGGCTTAATTCCACGCCAAAACTGCGTTCCAGCAAGTCCATGCACAGCCCGCTGGCGGTGCCCACCGAACCGCCGAAATACAGCAGTTGGTGGTCCAGATCCCACAGCAGCGGGAATTGCTGCATCTTTTTGTATTTACCGGTCGCCGCTTCGACTTCGCAGCGTTGCTCCACCGCTTCTTTGGCTTCCTTCCGCTGCGATTTGGTGGGCACACCCGATTCGTTGTCTTTGGCGATGCCGGCCAGTTCCATCTGCAGCCATGCCGCGCGGATCGCGGCGGGGATCTGGTTGGTGTCGATCCGCACGCCAAAATGCACGGCGTTTTGGATCACGTTCTTGCACAAGTCGAAGTCTTGATCAAACAGATGGTCGCCGCCCAAAAAGCCGACGTGGACGTTTTCCAACGCTTCGGTTTGGATCCTGCCCGCGGCGTGCTGGGTCATGATTTCGATGTGATCATCGTCAAATGTATTCGCATCGAAACCCTCGACGCTAAATCTTTCGAACCCGAGACTACCGCGAAGAAATGGCATGGATGATCCCATTGAAATGAGTGGCGAAGGACAGCCGGTCGTGAGGTTATCGACGGTGGGCCGCCCATAGTTTGTCGCGAACGCCGCTCCGCGCACGGACTCCGCACGCCGCCCGATCCGGACAATCGGTAAACCCCGGCGAATCATTAAACTCGCCGCGTGGGCAAATTCTCCTCGCCGATCCGTAGTCGATTTCGCCAGAGATTGGAGGGCGTCTCGTCCACCGTCTGGCGACGGTAGCTACAAAACGCTTCCAGAGTCTGGCGACTTCGGCTACGGGAGAGGGCGGGGTGGGCGGGTGCCTGACGTATCGATTGTGCGGGCGATGTCCCGCTCGGTGGCCGCGAAAACACCTCACCTTGTGGCCGACAAACGGGCCAGCGGGCTAGGCTTTTTGCGGATCCGCCGGTTATCGACCCAGCCAGTGACGGACCTTGACGGTTCTTCCTCATTCATCCCCCCTATGGATTGCCCTGCCATGTCCCGATTTATTTTCAGCCTGAGCGTCTTGTTGGGGATTGCCTCGTTGGGTTGTGTCGACGCCAACCGAGTCGCTTCGCCGTCCGAACAGCGCGATCTGTTCGACCTCCCCACTGGGCCCACGCCCGCAGTCAAAGAGGTCTTCGCTCGCCCTGCAAATGGTTATCGTCGCTACCATCAAAAAAATTACGAATTCGTGCTGACCAGTGACCAACCAGGCTATACCGGGCGTCAATTCAAAACCTTGATCCCCGATGTATCCAGTGGCACCCAGGTACCGTGCCTGTTTTACAACCCAGCTGGTGCTACTGCCTTTAACGGAAAATCGGCAGGCACGGCGGAAATCGATCCCATGCTGCCCTACGTCAAAGCGGGGTTTGCGGTGGTGATTTACGGCACCGACGGAGGCACCGTGGAAATCACCGAGCGGACGTCCATCCGCAGTCTGGCCAAACAAGCCGAACAGTACGCAAACGCTCATGCCGGTCTGATCAATGCTCGCCACGCGGTTGATTTTGTGTTGCAAGAATTCTCCCAGATCGACGCTCAGCGACTGTATACGATCGGCCATTCTTCGGGCGGAAAGCAAGCCCTGCTGGTAGCCGCCGCCGATTCGCGGATCGCCGGCTGCGTGGCTTGGGCGCCCGCCTGTCAGGTCAGCAAGGACGAGCAGGAATTGCTCCAGAAGCTCGGCCGCGCACGACGCAGTTTATCCGTTTCGATGTTGGACCAATCCGATCCAATGCGGTTCGCCGCACGCATCAAGGTACCGCTGCTGCTGGTGCATTCGGCCAGCGATGAAATTGTATCGTCCGCAGATGTGTTGGGATTCGGCGAACGGGTGCCGGGCGCGGACGTGCTGGCCGTGCCATCGCAGAACCATTTCGACATTCCCGATGTCGCTCAAACGCTGACCCAGAAATGGCTCGCCCGCTTGGCCACCGCCGAAGGCCAAACGCTGGCCGCCGCAAACCCCGCATCCACAGCAAACGATGTGCGTCCGGTATCGAATCGGAAGTCGAACCGCCGCACCACCACTCGTGGCCGGCACTCGTCCAGGCAAGGGAAATCTGACACGCCGAGTATTCAAAGCAATCCGTTTGCGAATTAAGCGTCCGCGCTGGCGAGCGTAGCTACGGCAAACGCACCGTAGCTACCGTCGCCAGACGGTGGGCCGGTCGTAAGCCTCCAAACTCTGGCGAGTTCGGCTACGATGCGCGGTCCCCACGCTCTGGCGAGCGTAGCTACAATGGGGTTATGGTGTCGATAACCGATGAACAAATCGCTGCTGGGCAGGCTGTCTACACGCCGCGTACCCTGCGTGTTTACGACTTTGTGGTCTTGGGCGTTTCCAACCGACTGATTTGGAAATGTCCGACGTCACGTTTGCTGAAGCACTACAACGCTCACGTTACAGACAATCATCTGGATGTCGGCGTGGGCTCGGGGTACTTCCCCGACCGTTGTCGGTTTCCATCCTCGTCCCCGCGCGTCGGTTTGATGGACCTGAATGCGGATGCTCTCGATTTTGCCGCGAAACGAATCCAACGCTACGATCCCGAGACCTACCGCTGCGATATTCTGCAACCATTGTCGCTGGATGGTAAGAAATTTGATTCCGTAGCTGTCAACTATGTGCTGCATTGCCTACCCGGAAGCATGTCGACCAAGGCGGTGGTCTTCGACCATCTGGCGGAGTTGCTAAACCCGGGCGGCGTACTGTTCGGCTCGACGCTGCTGCATGGCGGCGTACGACGCGGTTGGGCGGCAAAACGATTGATGGCGTTCTACAACCGCAAAGGCATCTTCAGCAATGCCGATGATGGCTTCGACGATTTGGACGCCCAGCTGGCAGTCCGATTTGAATCGTATCAGACCCGAGTTATCGGCAGCGTGGCCTTGTTTTCTGGTCGTCTTTCCTAAACACGACAGAGCGTTAAGGGGATGCGCAGACGGCGGCTAAAGCCTGGACTCCAGCGCGAACGACCGTGGCCGGCCACTTAATCGTTGCCTTACCGTTGGATACAAAACAGGTGCTTCTCGCCGCGGATGAACAGCTGGTCGTCGACCGGTGCGGGTGTGGCGTCCACGGTTTCTCCGACCGAGTTGGTCGCGACGATCTGCAATTGCTTGTCGTCTTTAATCACCACCGTGGTACCGCTGCGGCCGGTCAGGTAGACGTGTCCTCCGGCGGCGATGGGCGAAGCATAGATCGAACGCAACCCAGCAATTCGCGACGGACCGTAGTGCGGCTGTCCCGTCGCCGCGTCCACACAGGTCAGGATGCCCGCTCGCTGTTTGTAGAAATAAATGCGTCCCTCGGACAGCAACAGCGATCCGATGTCAGGGGCGTCGCGTTCGATCGTCCAGGCGACGCGGTCGGTGCCCTGGAGATCACCGCGACCGTCCAGACGAAAGGCTCCTAGGAAAGCTCCCCGGAACCCGCTGCCGACGAACACCATGCCGTCCGCTGCCACTGGCGAAGCTGCCGGACGGACGGTTTGGCCGCTGCACCGCCAAAGTTCTTTGCCGCTTTCCAAATCATAGCCGCGAGCATAGTTTTGGCCGTTCATGACAATCTGTTTGCGGCCTTCATGCTCGACCACTAACGGCGTCGCCCAACAAGTTGGTTCGTCGCGGGGAGTCCGCCAAAGCGTTTTGCCCGTGGCCTTGTCCAGCGCCACCAACAGCGATTCGCCTTCGTGATCCCATGGCAGAATCAACTTTTGGCCAGCGATCGTCGGCGAACTTCCTTCGCCAAAACTGTTGCGAGTCGTCATGGGCGGAAAGTCGTCGCGCTGCCAGACCAGCTGGCCATCCAGGGTATAGCAATACAGCCCCCGCGAGCCAAACGATGCAAACACATGTTCGCCGTCGGTGCAGGGCGACGCGGAAGCATAACCGTTGGTTTGGTGTGTGCCCTGATGCGGTTTGGCGGTGACGGCCGTCTGTTGCCAGCGAAGCGTTCCGCTACCGCGATCGAAACACAACAGTTTGAAGTCCAACAGCCCCCCTCCGCCAGCATTCACGGCGGTGACCACAAACACGTTGTCTTCCCAGACGACCGGCGAGCCGGAACCGCGGCCGGGAATCGGCACCTTCCACTTCACGTTTTCCGTGGCACTCCACTGCGTCGGCGGCGTGGCCGTAGTGGAAACGCCATTGCCGGCCTCCCCGCGCCAGTGAGGCCAATTGTCCGCCCCAGCGACCACCGGCAGCATGCTGCAGAGCGTGGCAAAGAAAATCACCTTGTACATACGATTATATCCTCAAGCACTGAAGTATGGTCGACCGACGGGCTACCACCGCCAGGGCGGCTCCAGGGAAATCCTGGGCCTCCACCCGGGCTGGCAAGCTTTACCGATTAAGGGTTTCCTTCCGCTCGCAACAGCTGGCATGCAGCAGAGGGGGCTCACAAACCGAATAACTGACACAGTACAAACATACCGAACTTGAAGCCCCTTTGTTTGACCACCCCAACAGCGAAATCCGCTCGCTGGACCGCCAGGATGGGCAACGACATGAGATGGATCAATCAATGTTAGCCGATTCCCCGCTGAAACGCTGTCTTCTGTCGCTAATCTGTGGGATTGGGGTGTTGCTGCAGGTCGGTTGCTGGGCGCCGCTGCGATCGCCGGGGATCCCCGCCAACCAATTGCCCGAGTCATTCCGTACCCCCAGTCGCACCGGCGGCAAACCGCTCAATTTTTCGGCGTTAACGATCAGTCCCCCGCAGGACTACATTTTGGGGCCCAACGATCAACTGGATGTGACCGTTTCAGGCCTGCACCAGGATTCAGAAATACGGCCGATTCGCGTGCAGTTGATGGCCAACGGCATGATCCAGTTGCCTCTGGTGGGAGCGGTTCAAATCGGTGGCTTGAACTTGGTCGACGCCCAGCGGCGGATCAACGAAGCCTACGCCAAGGACTATTTAGAAAACCCACAGGTCAATTTGGCGTTGATCGCAAAGGGTTCCACGTCCGTGATCGTACTCGGAGAGGTTAACGCGCCGGGGGCCCATATCCTGCCGAAATATCAAAACGATGTCGGACACGCGATTGCCGCCGCTGCGGGACTGACCGATGAAGCGGCAGACGAAATCGAAGTCCACCGCCGGCCGGCTGGCATGCGTCTCGCGCCGGCGCAGCCGCTGCCCCACCCATCGCCGATCCACCCGGCCGCCTATCATGGCCCCACGACCTCTCCGGCCGTCGCCCCAGGCCCGATGCCGGCCGTCCACGACGACAGCCCCCAGGCCCTGTTTGCTCG from Roseimaritima ulvae includes these protein-coding regions:
- a CDS encoding alpha-amylase family glycosyl hydrolase, with the protein product MADTLQPARDNLDETGADQEQPASATKLPGMGPLPHPAGVAFRVWAPHADAVSVVGDFNDWDPEQGAMQSEPGGCWYLDCPQAATGQQYKYEIRHGENRFLRMDPRVREVVNSVGNGVIHDPQFDWQGDDFQMPPWNELVIYEMHVGTFRRSDGDTPGDFEDLLTGLDHLKELGVNALQIMPVAEFAGDLSWGYNPAHVYAIESAYGGPKAFKRFVREAHARGFAVILDVVYNHFGPSDLDLWQFDGWSENDKGGIYFYNDHRSSTPWGDTRPDYGRGEVRSFIRDNAMMWFEDYHVDGLRYDMTLYIRSVDGATEIPEGWGLTQWINREIHDRYPAALTIAEDLQNNAYLTKSDQEGGAGFSTQWDAGFVHPIRDVLTVPDDQHRDMHKVCHALQHTYNHDVFQRVIYTESHDEVANGKSRVPSEINEHNAEGRYAQKRSVLGAALIMTAPGIPMLFQGQELLQGGWFEDTEELDWENRDKHPGILRLYRDLIGLRLNRSGNTRGLAGQQLNILHVNHHDKVIAFSRSDAGGVRDETVVLANFSARAFDEYRIGLPAAGTWRLRFNSDAEIYSDHFDGHPVGDLQTDEHPYDHMNVSAVTNLGAYGVLVFSQD
- a CDS encoding cysteine hydrolase family protein — protein: MAKPKSATGSLHGSAPDVGDVALLLIDVINDLEFEGGDKLLQLAKPMAERLAALRDQFRNAELPIIYANDNFGRWKSDFRVQVDHCLHGGVRGKPIVEMLQPLDEDYFVLKPKHSAFYATTLDVLLKHLEVKRLVITGMATDICVLFTANDAYMRDFQVTIPADCVAANSQPQSDAALRLMQRVLKADIRESTALLNKIG
- a CDS encoding class I SAM-dependent methyltransferase; this translates as MVSITDEQIAAGQAVYTPRTLRVYDFVVLGVSNRLIWKCPTSRLLKHYNAHVTDNHLDVGVGSGYFPDRCRFPSSSPRVGLMDLNADALDFAAKRIQRYDPETYRCDILQPLSLDGKKFDSVAVNYVLHCLPGSMSTKAVVFDHLAELLNPGGVLFGSTLLHGGVRRGWAAKRLMAFYNRKGIFSNADDGFDDLDAQLAVRFESYQTRVIGSVALFSGRLS
- a CDS encoding outer membrane protein assembly factor BamB family protein; its protein translation is MYKVIFFATLCSMLPVVAGADNWPHWRGEAGNGVSTTATPPTQWSATENVKWKVPIPGRGSGSPVVWEDNVFVVTAVNAGGGGLLDFKLLCFDRGSGTLRWQQTAVTAKPHQGTHQTNGYASASPCTDGEHVFASFGSRGLYCYTLDGQLVWQRDDFPPMTTRNSFGEGSSPTIAGQKLILPWDHEGESLLVALDKATGKTLWRTPRDEPTCWATPLVVEHEGRKQIVMNGQNYARGYDLESGKELWRCSGQTVRPAASPVAADGMVFVGSGFRGAFLGAFRLDGRGDLQGTDRVAWTIERDAPDIGSLLLSEGRIYFYKQRAGILTCVDAATGQPHYGPSRIAGLRSIYASPIAAGGHVYLTGRSGTTVVIKDDKQLQIVATNSVGETVDATPAPVDDQLFIRGEKHLFCIQR
- a CDS encoding alpha/beta hydrolase family protein, encoding MSRFIFSLSVLLGIASLGCVDANRVASPSEQRDLFDLPTGPTPAVKEVFARPANGYRRYHQKNYEFVLTSDQPGYTGRQFKTLIPDVSSGTQVPCLFYNPAGATAFNGKSAGTAEIDPMLPYVKAGFAVVIYGTDGGTVEITERTSIRSLAKQAEQYANAHAGLINARHAVDFVLQEFSQIDAQRLYTIGHSSGGKQALLVAAADSRIAGCVAWAPACQVSKDEQELLQKLGRARRSLSVSMLDQSDPMRFAARIKVPLLLVHSASDEIVSSADVLGFGERVPGADVLAVPSQNHFDIPDVAQTLTQKWLARLATAEGQTLAAANPASTANDVRPVSNRKSNRRTTTRGRHSSRQGKSDTPSIQSNPFAN
- a CDS encoding polysaccharide biosynthesis/export family protein, producing MFDHPNSEIRSLDRQDGQRHEMDQSMLADSPLKRCLLSLICGIGVLLQVGCWAPLRSPGIPANQLPESFRTPSRTGGKPLNFSALTISPPQDYILGPNDQLDVTVSGLHQDSEIRPIRVQLMANGMIQLPLVGAVQIGGLNLVDAQRRINEAYAKDYLENPQVNLALIAKGSTSVIVLGEVNAPGAHILPKYQNDVGHAIAAAAGLTDEAADEIEVHRRPAGMRLAPAQPLPHPSPIHPAAYHGPTTSPAVAPGPMPAVHDDSPQALFARLQAPQPLTSSPPFSVMAPSPVAAPPVVAAPQMVAAQPDQGQILRIPLRTDSRFRLTENDITLTDGDVIVVPSRKHEVFFVVGKLNTANTVRFTIGDRERELGVGFVLPRDREIDVVTAVVMAGYIDPIDSPTTVTLHRVMPDGSPMLILVDLIEARCNPQATVLVEPGDIIYLNPDPAWYLRRTVDRIIPEILLNPYGFWMRRSIIGTGDI